The following proteins are encoded in a genomic region of Mycobacterium sp. 155:
- a CDS encoding MarR family winged helix-turn-helix transcriptional regulator, translating into MVDFRRDLISDLFSVVGRFRRQLRRSTGGGFDIGAAGVTTSGSAGLTQSQAELVRLVSRRPGISVRESAIELSLMPNTASTLVSRLVADGLLIRTVDEADRRVGRLRLTESAQRLADESRAARRTALATVMAQLNGAQIDALAKGLDVLAELTRLLQEQAEVRDVPEEIEST; encoded by the coding sequence GTGGTAGATTTCCGCAGAGATCTCATCAGCGACCTGTTCAGCGTCGTCGGTCGATTCCGGCGACAGCTGCGCCGCTCTACCGGCGGCGGATTCGACATCGGCGCCGCCGGGGTGACGACATCGGGCTCAGCCGGACTGACCCAGTCCCAGGCCGAACTCGTGCGTCTGGTGAGTCGTCGACCGGGCATCTCGGTGCGGGAGTCCGCCATCGAACTCAGCCTGATGCCCAACACCGCGTCGACACTGGTATCCCGACTGGTCGCCGACGGGCTGCTGATCCGGACCGTCGATGAGGCTGATCGCCGAGTGGGACGGCTCAGGCTCACGGAATCGGCCCAACGGCTCGCCGACGAATCCCGGGCCGCCCGCCGCACCGCGCTGGCGACTGTCATGGCGCAGCTGAACGGTGCCCAAATTGACGCGTTAGCAAAAGGATTAGACGTGCTGGCCGAGTTGACCCGGCTGCTACAGGAGCAGGCCGAGGTACGGGACGTCCCCGAGGAGATCGAGTCCACATGA